The following coding sequences lie in one Arachis ipaensis cultivar K30076 chromosome B03, Araip1.1, whole genome shotgun sequence genomic window:
- the LOC107632694 gene encoding uncharacterized protein LOC107632694, which translates to MCINDDTSLQEIFSIYYQVQSQVPVIELYVEFDQLPNTVEQHDHDFDWKSYNGDSEEEYEGNYDFVEPNADEEQEDCTIESDVEDVANALASEHPFEEPSFMRALDLDAMNAPEFSEFANADPPMVEDGEFVIGMEFNSREAVIKAVKDYTIHRGVDYRVFESEPTTFYAKCVQYGQSCDWLIKDHSKLDSDTIAEAIKPLVEADPSIKVRSVIADVQSLFNYTISYRKAWLAKQKVVEKIFGGWEASYKALPTWFEAMVKKEPSTAIEYETLPCYRGNELAQDVRVLNRVFWSFYPFSQDGNNNIVPIAFALVEGKTLDAWFFFLRHLQTHVVTKDGVGLISDRHESIRSAVSRCEVAWEPPRAIHIFCIRHIASNFLRKFKAPFMQKIVVNIGYSRTVDEYEIRYQRLHSRGEAYTRWLDQILRQQHSLAYDGGHRWGHMMTNLVECINGVLKGAHNLSVTAFVKAIFYRLNEFFTRKRDDTETRVRAGHLFSETMTEKIQQNLIMAGNIMVSCFDRQNEVFEVWEIHSGVEYAVDLRCRHCDCGYFQVSTV; encoded by the exons ATGTGCATCAATGATGACACAAGTCTGCAAGAGATATTCTCAATTTACTATCAAGTCCAATCACAAGTGCCTGTTATTGAGCTGTATGTGGAGTTCGACCAATTACCGAATACGGTGGAACAACATGATCATGATTTTGATTGGAAAAGTTATAACGGTGATAGCGAAGAGGAATATGAAGGCAATTACGATTTCGTTGAGCCGAATGCAGACGAGGAACAAGAGGACTGCACCATTGAGTCAGACGTAGAAGACGTTGCAAATGCACTAGCGAGTGAGCATCCATTCGAAGAACCATCTTTCATGCGCGCTTTAGATCTCGATGCCATGAATGCTCCAGAATTTTCAGAGTTTGCTAATGCAG ATCCACCTATGGTCGAAGATGGCGAATTTGTTATAGGGATGGAATTTAATTCTAGAGAGGCTGTGATAAAGGCAGTTAAAGATTATACCATTCACAGAGGTGTTGATTATCGGGTTTTTGAGTCTGAGCCGACAACATTTTATGCAAAATGTGTGCAATATGGGCAAAGTTGTGATTGGCTTATCAAG GATCATTCGAAGTTGGACTCAGACACTATTGCAGAAGCAATTAAGCCATTGGTAGAGGCCGATCCATCCATAAAGGTGCGATCAGTGATTGCAGATGTCCAATCGTTGTTTAACTACACGATTAGCTATCGcaaagcatggttggctaagcaGAAGGTAGTTGAAAAAATTTTTGGAGGGTGGGAAGCCTCTTATAAAGCGTTGCCCACATGGTTTGAGGCAATGGTGAAGAAAGAGCCATCAACAGCCATTGAATATGAAACGTTACCTTGCTACCGCGGGAATGAATTGGCTCAGGATGTCAGGGTTCTAAACCGAGTTTTCTGGAGTTTCTATCCAT TTTCTCAAGATGGAAACAACAATATTGTGCCAATTGCCTTTGCGCTTGTAGAGGGTAAGACACTAGATGCATGGTTCTTTTTTCTTCGCCATTTGCAAACCCATGTGGTGACGAAGGATGGGGTAGGACTTATCTCTGATCGACACGAGTCTATTAGGTCAGCAGTTTCTCGTTGTGAAGTAGCATGGGAGCCACCAAGGGCCATACACATATTTTGCATTAGGCACATAGCATCCAACTTCTTGAGGAAGTTCAAGGCACCGTTCATGCAAAAGATTGTGGTGAACATAG GCTATTCTAGGACGGTGGATGAATACGAAATCCGTTACCAGAGGTTGCACAGTCGGGGTGAGGCATACACTCGCTGGCTAGATCAGATTCTCCGTCAGCAACACTCTTTGGCATATGATGGTGGCCATCGATGGGGTCATATGATGACAAATCTAGTGGAGTGCATCAATGGGGTGTTGAAGGGTGCACACAATCTTTCCGTCACAGCATTTGTAAAGGCGATTTTTTATAGACTGAATGAGTTTTTCACAAGGAAAAGGGATGACACTGAGACTCGTGTTCGAGCCGGACACTTATTCTCCGAAACAATGACCGAAAAAATTCAGCAAAATTTGATTATGGCTGGAAACATCATGGTTAGTTGCTTCGATAGGCAGAATGAGGTTTTCGAGGTGTGGGAGATTCACAGCGGTGTTGAGTATGCGGTAGACCTGCGATGTAGGCACTGCGACTGTGGTTATTTTCAG GTGTCCACCGTGTAA